The Oceanispirochaeta sp. M1 genome includes a window with the following:
- a CDS encoding carbohydrate ABC transporter permease translates to MISSFDSTGEKIFRIANTLFLLIITALFLIPFLITLAGSFISENEYLSRSGLILVPNNPDSSAYSMLLMKGSAVFTAFRITIFRTFIGGFLQIMVTAALAYGLSKRNLMGRKFLITGLVICLVFPVQIIPQYLVVKNFGLVDSLWSLVFPWLINTQYVFIMMAFFQQIPESLEEAAIIDGCSHLTIFIRIILPLSLASIATIGLFYAVWQWNSWYDAAMFINDSAKYPVQNLLRTILVSSTMDSVLTENNTNPPPSESIKGAIIVITSLPILCIYPFVQKYFVKGFMVGSVKG, encoded by the coding sequence ATGATATCTAGTTTTGATTCAACAGGAGAGAAGATATTCCGTATTGCCAATACATTATTCCTCCTTATAATAACAGCTCTTTTTCTGATACCTTTTTTGATCACATTGGCAGGATCTTTTATCTCAGAAAATGAATATTTAAGCCGCAGTGGTTTGATTCTGGTTCCAAATAATCCTGATTCTTCTGCTTACAGTATGCTTCTTATGAAAGGAAGTGCTGTATTTACAGCTTTCAGAATCACCATCTTCCGCACATTTATCGGGGGATTCCTACAAATTATGGTAACCGCTGCTCTGGCATATGGTTTATCTAAAAGAAATCTGATGGGAAGGAAATTTCTCATTACAGGATTGGTCATCTGTCTGGTTTTTCCAGTACAGATCATACCCCAATATCTTGTTGTTAAGAACTTCGGATTAGTTGATTCTCTTTGGTCTCTCGTTTTCCCCTGGCTGATCAATACTCAATATGTTTTTATCATGATGGCCTTTTTTCAGCAAATTCCCGAATCCCTGGAAGAAGCTGCCATAATAGATGGTTGCAGTCATTTGACTATTTTTATAAGAATCATACTTCCTCTCAGTCTGGCATCAATCGCCACTATAGGACTGTTTTATGCTGTCTGGCAGTGGAATTCCTGGTACGATGCAGCCATGTTCATCAATGATTCGGCAAAGTATCCAGTACAGAATCTATTGAGAACAATACTTGTCTCTTCAACTATGGATTCAGTTCTTACTGAAAATAATACAAATCCACCACCTTCGGAAAGTATTAAGGGTGCCATCATTGTTATC